Proteins encoded by one window of Syntrophorhabdus sp.:
- a CDS encoding IS110 family transposase, with amino-acid sequence SHVRATLYMGTLSAIRFNPVIRAFYKRLVDAGKVKKLAITACMRKLLTILNTMMKNKTTWAEVRS; translated from the coding sequence GGTCGCATGTCAGGGCCACGTTGTATATGGGAACCCTCAGTGCGATCAGGTTCAATCCTGTCATCAGGGCCTTCTATAAAAGGCTCGTCGATGCCGGAAAGGTCAAGAAGCTTGCCATCACCGCCTGCATGAGGAAGCTTCTGACCATCCTCAATACCATGATGAAGAACAAAACGACATGGGCAGAGGTCCGTTCATGA